GTCCAGACGACCAACGAACTCGTCGCGTACGCCAAAGACCACGGTCTGTGGGTCGAAGTCATCGGCGAAGACGGCTCTCGTGCCTCGCCGGAGTTCCTCGAAGAACTCGCGCAGACGTCTCACGACGCCGGCGCAGACCGGTTCTGTTTCGCCGACACGGTCGGCCACACCAGTCCCGAACACACGTACGAAGTCGTCTCACGACTCGCCGAGTACGGGCCGACGTCGACCCACACGCACGACGATTTGGGGCTCGCGATGGCGAACGTTCACGCCAGTCTGGCCGCGGGTGCGGACCTCGTCCACACCACGGTCAACGGCATCGGCGAACGCGCCGGCAACGTCGCCCTCGAAGAGGTTGCAATCGCGCTGAAGCACTGCTACGGCGTCGAGACCGTCAAACTCGACGAACTCTACGGACTGGCCCAAAAAGTCGCCCACTCGACGGGCATCGACCTGCCGCCGAACAAGGCAGTCGTCGGCCAGAACGCGTTCACGCACGAGAGCGGCATCCACACCGACGGCACGCTCAAAGACGACGCGATGTACGAGCCGTACCCACCGGAGATGGTGGGGCGCGAACGACGCCTCGTCCTCGGAAAGCACGCCGGTCGTGCCGGCGTCAAGGCCGCACTCGACGAACACAACGTCGATGCGACCGACGAGGAAGTCATGGCCGTCGTCAACCGGGTGAAGGAACTCGGCGACCGTGGAAAGCGCGTCACCGACGCCGACCTCCTCGCGTTCGCAGAAGACGTCCAGGGGCGCGAACGTGACAGACAGGTCGAACTGCTCGACCTCACGGCAGCGTCCGGCGGTGGAACACCGACTGCGAGCGTGCGACTCCGCGTCGACAACGAAGAGCGCGTCGCCTCCGGAACTGGTTCTGGTCCGGTCGACGCCGCGGTGAAAGCAGTCCGAAAAGCACTCGGCCCCGACGCAGACGCCCAACTCGACGAGTACCACGTCGACGCAATCACCGGCGGGACCGACGCCGTGGTGACCGTCGAAGTGACCATGTCGCTCGGTGACCGGAGTGTCTCTGTCGCGGCATCGGACGCGGACATCACGCGGGCGAGTGTGCAGGCGATGGTCGATGCACTCGACCGTCTCCTCGAACCAAGCCACACAAAAGCAGAGCCTGCATCTGCTGACGACTAATTCGTCGTCCCGCTGTTCGCGATCGTCCTCGCTGTGTCGCGGTCAGCGCGTTTCTTTTGCGACGAGGTAGGTCCATCCACCTCGGCGCTCGAACCCGATGGCGTCCTCGCCGAGGGTCGACTCTG
The genomic region above belongs to Haloferax marinisediminis and contains:
- a CDS encoding (R)-citramalate synthase; its protein translation is MNERFGKTPELRTSESVQLLDTTLRDGEQAPGVSLTPGEKADIARALDRAQVDYIEAGSACTGPGERETIKRVTSLGLDATVTSFARGVQSDIDLALDCDVGGITLVVPASERHIESKVGTTREGVVQTTNELVAYAKDHGLWVEVIGEDGSRASPEFLEELAQTSHDAGADRFCFADTVGHTSPEHTYEVVSRLAEYGPTSTHTHDDLGLAMANVHASLAAGADLVHTTVNGIGERAGNVALEEVAIALKHCYGVETVKLDELYGLAQKVAHSTGIDLPPNKAVVGQNAFTHESGIHTDGTLKDDAMYEPYPPEMVGRERRLVLGKHAGRAGVKAALDEHNVDATDEEVMAVVNRVKELGDRGKRVTDADLLAFAEDVQGRERDRQVELLDLTAASGGGTPTASVRLRVDNEERVASGTGSGPVDAAVKAVRKALGPDADAQLDEYHVDAITGGTDAVVTVEVTMSLGDRSVSVAASDADITRASVQAMVDALDRLLEPSHTKAEPASADD